The DNA sequence ACGGCCTTTGGCATGCCCATGCCGCCGTAAGCCGGATCACCACCGACACCGACCCAGCCGCCTTCAGCATAAGTCTGATAAGCCTGTGGGAAACCGGCCGGCGTAGTGACGGCGCCGTCGGCCCAGTGGCAACCTTCTTCGTCAGCCGCACGACTGAGGGGGGCAATGCTCTTGCTGGTGACTTTGCCGGCTTCTTCAAGGATCGCTTCGACAGTTTCAGCGTCTACGGTGTCGGCCAACGCCGGCAATTGGGCCCAGAGTTTCGTGACCTCGAAGACTTCATTGAGGACGAAGCGCATATCGCGCAGGGGCGCTTTGTAGTCAGCCATGGCAAACCTCGCAGGATCTAAACAGTTGGTTCGTAAGAAAACGGTTTTTGCATGGGTCGGAGTGTACCTCAACAACTTTTGCGACACATAGGGTCAACCCATGACCGTTTTGTTATTTTTAGTCACAACCAATAGATTGTCAGAGGGCAAACAACTCCGCCGGCAGCTTCATCAGGCAGTCGCTCCCAGCCTCGACAGCGGCACGATGGGCGGTCGTACGTGGCAGCAGCCGCTTGAAGTAGAACTCGCAGGTCGCCAGTTTGGCCTGACAGAAATCCCCATCACCGTCACCGCTGTCGAGTTGCGCCTGGGCCACCAAGGCCATGCGCAACCACAGGTAGGCCAGGATGATGTAACCGCTGTACATCAAATAATCCACGGAGGCGGCGCCAACTTCATCTGGATTCTTCATGGCGGCCATGCCAACCCGAGTAGTCAGCTCGCCCCACTGCTGGTTGAGCCCGTCGAGTTGCGCGACGTACTCCTTGAGCTGCGGATGTTGCGCGTTGGCAGCGCAGAATTTATGGACGATTTTGGTGAAGCCGCGCAGCAATTTGCCCTGGCTGCCCAGCACCTTGCGCCCCAATAGGTCCAGGGCCTGGATGCCGTTGGTGCCCTCATAGATCGGCGCGATGCGGCAATCGCGCACCAACTGCTCCATACCCCACTCGCGAATGAAACCGTGGCCGCCGAACACCTGCATGCCGTGGTTCGTCACTTCCAGCCCGGTGTCGGTCATGAAGGCCTTGCAGATCGGGGTAAGGAAGGCCAGCAGGTCTTCGGCCTCTTGGCGCGCGGTTTCGTCCGGGCTCAGGTGCGCGGTGTCCAGCAGTTGCGCGGTGAAATAGGTCAGCGCCCGGTTGCCTTCGTTGAAGGCTTTCATGGTCAACAGCATCCTGCGCACATCGGGATGGACAATGATCGGATCGGCGGCCTTGTCCGGCGCCTTGGGGCCGGTCAGCGCGCGCATCTGCAAACGGTCATTGGCATACTTGATGGCGCCCTGGAAACTCGCCTCCCCCAGACACAGGCCTTGCATGCCGGTGCCGAGACGGGCGTGGTTCATCATGGTGAACATGCAGTTCAAGCCCTTGTTCGGCTCGCCGATCAGGAAGCCCTTGGCGTCATCAAAGTTCAGCACGCAAGTGGCCGACGCCTTGATGCCCATCTTGTGTTCGATCGAGCCGCAGGCAACGCCATTGCGCGCCCCCGCCTCGCCGCTGGTGTCGGGCAGGAACTTGGGCACGATGAACAGCGAGATGCCCTTGGTCCCCGCAGGAGCGTCCGGCAGCTTGGCCAGCACCAGGTGGATGATGTTGTCGCTCATGTCGTGTTCGCCGGCGGAAATGAAGATCTTGCTGCCGGAGATCGCATAGCTGCCGTCGGCCTGGGGCACGGCCCGGGTCTTGATGATGCCCAGGTCCGTGCCGCAGTGGGCTTCGGTCAGGCACATGGTGCCGGTCCACTGACCGGCGGTGAGTTTGCTCAGGTAGGTCTGCTTCTGCGCTTCGGTGCCATGGGCGTGAATGGCCGACATGGCGCCGTGGGTCAGGCCCGGGTACATGCCCCAGGAGGTATTGCTGGAGCCGATCATCTCGCTGATGACCAGGCCCAGGGAGCTGGGCAGGCCCTGGCCGCCATAGCTCGGATCCGCCGCCAGCCCGTGCCAGCCGCCCTCCACGTACTGTGCGAAAGCCTGCTTGAAACCGGTAGGCGTGGTGACGACGCCGTTGTCGAAGTGGCAGCCTTCTTCGTCACCCGGGCGATTGAGCGGCGCCAGCACGTTCTCACAGAATTTGGCGCCTTCCTCGAGGATCGCGCTGACCATGTCCGGGCTGGCATCGCTGGCGCCCAGCTCGGCATAACGGCCATGGAAATCGAAGACGTGATCGATCAGGAAACGCATGTCGCGCAGCGGGGCTTTGTACTCGGGCATGGTGGTTTTCTCCGGTAGCAGATCATTTCAACCTACTGCCGGCCACCGAGGCCCACAATCACAGTCCAGGCGCTGAATGCGCCATCATCACTCAACCCGCGGCGGCTTCCATGCGCACCGCGCCGCGGCGGTTCTGCCCAAAGGCAATCACACAGTTACGCCCCGCACCCTTGGCGTTATAGAGCGCCTGGTCGGCGGACTTGAGCACTTCCTCGGGGGTGCGTTGCTCGAGGCGTTCCGCGACGCCGATGCTGACCGTCACCGAGACA is a window from the Pseudomonas brassicacearum genome containing:
- a CDS encoding acyl-CoA dehydrogenase C-terminal domain-containing protein — encoded protein: MPEYKAPLRDMRFLIDHVFDFHGRYAELGASDASPDMVSAILEEGAKFCENVLAPLNRPGDEEGCHFDNGVVTTPTGFKQAFAQYVEGGWHGLAADPSYGGQGLPSSLGLVISEMIGSSNTSWGMYPGLTHGAMSAIHAHGTEAQKQTYLSKLTAGQWTGTMCLTEAHCGTDLGIIKTRAVPQADGSYAISGSKIFISAGEHDMSDNIIHLVLAKLPDAPAGTKGISLFIVPKFLPDTSGEAGARNGVACGSIEHKMGIKASATCVLNFDDAKGFLIGEPNKGLNCMFTMMNHARLGTGMQGLCLGEASFQGAIKYANDRLQMRALTGPKAPDKAADPIIVHPDVRRMLLTMKAFNEGNRALTYFTAQLLDTAHLSPDETARQEAEDLLAFLTPICKAFMTDTGLEVTNHGMQVFGGHGFIREWGMEQLVRDCRIAPIYEGTNGIQALDLLGRKVLGSQGKLLRGFTKIVHKFCAANAQHPQLKEYVAQLDGLNQQWGELTTRVGMAAMKNPDEVGAASVDYLMYSGYIILAYLWLRMALVAQAQLDSGDGDGDFCQAKLATCEFYFKRLLPRTTAHRAAVEAGSDCLMKLPAELFAL